The following are from one region of the Bacteroidales bacterium genome:
- a CDS encoding gliding motility-associated C-terminal domain-containing protein, with protein sequence MIVSNTNSHWYYVRVSNGACSVIDSVYVDFQSIQVSYSTIQPSCHGYSDGSIILSPQTGTPPYHYQWSTGANTQVLNNIPAGVYSVTVTDADSCQKILQITLGQPQPLEIQLIAYGVHCENACNGKIYAFPTGGTLPYTYQWSNQQTTQNIFGLCTGTYHVTITDKNNCKTQKSAYVPVENIYANADAWADKDTIYQGQSVGIHAIPLYSFLTYQWSPTDYLLNPNSPNTTATPPHTITYYIKIDDGEGCIYDDSVTIVVLEVFCYEPYIFIPNAFTPNSDGKNDVLYVRSKYIDRMYFAIFDRWGEKVFETTNPLEGWDGTYKGKLLEPQVFDYYLEVECFGGQKFRKKGNITLIR encoded by the coding sequence ATGATCGTTTCAAATACCAATTCTCATTGGTATTATGTGCGTGTAAGTAACGGTGCGTGTAGTGTTATTGATTCAGTTTATGTTGATTTTCAATCTATACAAGTAAGTTATTCCACCATACAACCTTCTTGTCATGGCTATAGTGATGGAAGTATCATTCTTTCTCCTCAAACAGGCACCCCACCATATCACTATCAATGGTCTACGGGGGCTAATACCCAAGTGTTGAATAACATTCCGGCAGGGGTTTATTCTGTAACTGTAACGGATGCTGATAGTTGTCAAAAGATATTACAAATAACTCTTGGTCAGCCTCAACCACTTGAGATTCAACTCATAGCTTATGGAGTTCACTGTGAAAATGCTTGCAATGGTAAAATTTATGCTTTTCCAACTGGGGGAACATTACCATATACGTACCAATGGAGTAATCAGCAAACAACTCAAAATATATTTGGTCTTTGTACTGGCACTTATCATGTAACTATTACAGATAAAAATAATTGTAAAACACAAAAATCTGCTTATGTCCCCGTGGAAAACATTTATGCTAATGCTGATGCGTGGGCAGATAAGGATACCATCTATCAAGGTCAGTCAGTGGGCATACATGCAATTCCCCTTTATAGTTTCCTGACTTATCAGTGGTCACCAACAGATTACTTACTTAATCCAAACTCTCCAAATACAACTGCTACGCCACCTCACACGATTACATATTACATAAAAATAGATGATGGGGAAGGTTGCATCTATGACGATAGCGTTACTATTGTGGTGCTGGAGGTTTTTTGTTATGAACCATACATATTTATACCTAATGCTTTTACACCCAATTCAGACGGGAAAAATGATGTTCTATATGTAAGGAGTAAGTATATTGACAGAATGTATTTCGCTATTTTTGATCGGTGGGGTGAAAAGGTTTTCGAAACAACAAATCCATTGGAAGGGTGGGATGGAACGTATAAAGGCAAGTTGCTTGAACCTCAAGTTTTTGATTACTACTTAGAGGTTGAGTGCTTTGGTGGCCAAAAATTCAGAAAAAAAGGAAATATTACACTCATACGATGA
- a CDS encoding response regulator transcription factor: protein METPRILLVEDDMSLGNTLKMFLTIKGFEVFLAKDGSEGLELFKKNPKLNLVILDVMLPKKDGFEVAREMKRLIPDIPIVFLTAKWMEEDILEGFRAGADDYITKPFSNQVLLARINAILQRTKKTEEIQTSFQIGDILFDARLQTLTYGTQVIHLTSKEADILKILFQNVDQVVPRTKLLLEIWKNDEYYASRNLDVYITKLRKKLSVDSKIKLINIHGEGYKLIVA from the coding sequence ATGGAAACTCCTAGAATTTTATTGGTTGAGGATGACATGTCATTGGGTAATACCTTAAAAATGTTTTTAACCATTAAAGGTTTTGAAGTTTTTCTTGCAAAGGATGGAAGCGAAGGTCTGGAATTATTTAAAAAAAATCCGAAATTAAATCTTGTCATTCTTGATGTTATGCTGCCTAAAAAAGATGGTTTTGAAGTGGCTCGTGAAATGAAGCGATTAATTCCTGATATACCTATAGTTTTTTTAACGGCCAAGTGGATGGAAGAAGACATTTTAGAAGGTTTTCGGGCTGGTGCGGACGACTATATAACAAAACCGTTTAGTAATCAAGTTTTGCTTGCTCGTATCAACGCAATTCTTCAGAGAACTAAGAAAACGGAAGAAATTCAAACAAGTTTTCAAATTGGTGATATTCTCTTTGATGCGCGGTTGCAAACTTTGACCTATGGGACTCAGGTCATTCATCTTACATCCAAAGAAGCAGACATTTTAAAAATTCTTTTTCAAAACGTTGATCAAGTTGTCCCTCGAACAAAGTTGCTATTGGAAATATGGAAAAACGATGAATATTATGCAAGTAGAAATTTAGATGTGTACATAACAAAACTAAGGAAAAAATTGTCTGTAGACTCAAAAATTAAACTCATAAACATTCATGGCGAAGGTTATAAGCTTATAGTTGCTTGA
- a CDS encoding HAMP domain-containing histidine kinase produces the protein MLKKIIIPRKIRPSMLVMAAIALLSIAGIQYYYIYITYKAQEALFDKKVYESMAHATYLIEKKEISAQFKSKIKSGIHYSKEQKLIHTLDSLNQELFKSLRRFGIDSNISDSVARETREKISYQVAMDQYGELIRNIDTTKVKQSQATLDLLDIYDIHFKKKFNPEKIKDKNLLIKLFGDVESFLRKSFLISDVFTDFFNLTHFFPIETRLDSVFLDSLLREEFDARQIRTDFYFTIYSSRRDTFIYQPPKSILEKLKETPYRYKLYPSDLFYLSDYLLVFFPEKKKFLYQQSANMVIISVSLILTVLTIFVYLLFIFYQQKRLSEEKTKFINNMAHEIKTPLSTIRLACDMLVEEKNMNMEEKEKLIHIIALENNRLMNLSEHILRSAFIQKGTMKLSKKPFHVHEILEQAIQKIEFWVYQKNGQIRKIFKAQNDLVMADAVHMENVFYNILDNAFKYCKDFPDIEVATENRNGFLLVSISDHGIGISPDEQERVFDMLYRAQKENIHDVKGFGIGLHYVKTVIDMHGFDIKLKSVENEGSEFIIKMPLYGNS, from the coding sequence ATGTTAAAAAAAATTATAATTCCAAGAAAGATAAGGCCTTCTATGCTTGTCATGGCTGCCATAGCATTGCTTTCCATTGCAGGCATTCAATATTATTACATTTACATTACATACAAAGCACAAGAAGCTTTATTTGACAAAAAAGTATATGAGTCCATGGCTCACGCTACATATCTTATTGAAAAAAAAGAAATCAGTGCTCAATTTAAATCGAAAATCAAATCAGGTATTCACTATTCAAAAGAACAAAAACTGATTCATACACTCGATTCATTAAATCAAGAATTGTTCAAGTCACTAAGAAGATTTGGTATCGATAGTAATATTTCCGACAGTGTGGCACGTGAAACAAGAGAAAAAATCAGCTATCAAGTAGCTATGGACCAATACGGTGAACTGATTCGGAACATAGACACTACAAAAGTAAAACAAAGTCAGGCAACACTTGACTTACTTGATATTTACGACATTCATTTCAAAAAAAAGTTTAACCCGGAAAAAATTAAGGATAAGAATTTGCTTATTAAGCTTTTTGGCGATGTTGAAAGTTTTTTGCGAAAATCGTTTCTCATTTCGGATGTATTTACTGATTTTTTCAATTTAACCCATTTTTTCCCTATAGAAACAAGACTTGATTCAGTGTTTCTGGATTCTCTTTTGCGCGAAGAATTCGATGCTCGCCAAATTCGAACTGACTTTTATTTCACTATCTACTCAAGTAGAAGGGATACTTTTATCTATCAACCACCAAAATCAATACTTGAAAAATTAAAAGAAACTCCTTATCGATACAAATTATATCCTAGCGATTTGTTTTATCTTTCAGATTATTTGCTTGTTTTTTTCCCAGAGAAAAAAAAGTTTCTTTACCAACAATCAGCGAACATGGTCATCATTTCTGTATCTTTAATTTTAACTGTTTTAACCATTTTCGTGTATTTGTTGTTTATTTTTTATCAACAAAAACGTTTGTCGGAAGAAAAGACAAAATTTATTAACAACATGGCTCATGAAATCAAGACTCCTCTCTCTACTATAAGGCTAGCATGCGATATGCTTGTGGAAGAGAAGAATATGAATATGGAAGAAAAGGAAAAATTAATTCATATCATTGCCTTGGAAAACAATCGTTTGATGAATTTGTCTGAACATATTTTACGTTCAGCGTTCATTCAAAAAGGCACCATGAAACTATCGAAAAAACCTTTTCATGTTCATGAAATTCTAGAGCAAGCCATCCAGAAAATTGAATTTTGGGTCTATCAGAAAAATGGCCAAATAAGGAAAATTTTTAAGGCTCAGAATGATCTGGTTATGGCAGACGCTGTTCACATGGAAAATGTCTTTTATAATATTCTTGACAATGCTTTTAAGTATTGCAAGGATTTCCCTGACATAGAAGTGGCTACAGAGAATAGAAATGGTTTTTTATTGGTTTCCATTTCCGATCACGGCATTGGCATTTCTCCAGATGAGCAGGAAAGAGTTTTTGATATGCTTTATCGAGCACAAAAAGAGAATATTCATGATGTAAAAGGCTTTGGAATCGGTCTTCATTATGTTAAAACAGTGATCGACATGCATGGTTTTGACATTAAGCTAAAAAGCGTCGAAAATGAAGGAAGTGAGTTTATCATAAAAATGCCATTGTATGGAAACTCCTAG
- a CDS encoding glucose-6-phosphate isomerase yields MNLNVNIPNNFITTEEWNQLEPYAIHAYKLLTEKSGEGKEFTGWIHLPELTLNNKNWMNSLFQLKKLYSEINIDSLVIIGIGGSYMGTKAIHFALTSHLITQENSIPVLYLGHHIEPTYYYHALRWLESRHPLVIVISKSGTTTEPAIAFRFIRKWIEETFPHESARRIIAITDARKGSLRKLADEKGYTSFAIPDDVGGRFSVLTSVGLVPLTLLGINPEALLEGAMDMQKICLERSQLNKNPALLYATWRHAFLSRGRPIEVWTTFYPQLYYLGEWWKQLFGESEGKQGKGIFPTTLTYTTDLHSMGQYIQDGSRIMFETMISIETPSHDVTIPCLPDNLDDLHYIEGKNLSYVNQKAEDGTIMAHVDGNVPVIRISIPELNEYHLGQLIYFFEFACGISSYMFNVNPFDQPGVEAYKNNMFRLLGKI; encoded by the coding sequence ATGAATTTGAACGTGAATATACCAAATAATTTTATTACCACAGAAGAATGGAATCAGCTTGAACCTTATGCCATTCACGCATATAAACTTTTAACAGAAAAATCTGGTGAAGGAAAAGAATTTACAGGATGGATTCATCTACCTGAATTAACTTTAAACAACAAAAATTGGATGAATTCTCTTTTTCAATTAAAAAAACTTTACTCTGAAATTAACATAGATAGTCTCGTCATTATTGGAATTGGTGGTTCTTACATGGGGACGAAAGCTATTCATTTTGCACTGACATCTCATCTCATAACCCAAGAAAACTCAATACCTGTGCTTTATTTAGGCCATCATATCGAACCTACTTACTATTATCATGCACTTAGGTGGCTTGAAAGCAGACACCCTTTGGTGATAGTCATCAGCAAATCTGGAACAACTACCGAGCCAGCTATTGCATTTCGCTTCATCCGCAAATGGATAGAAGAAACTTTTCCACATGAAAGTGCACGTCGAATCATTGCAATCACTGATGCTCGAAAAGGCTCTTTAAGAAAACTTGCTGATGAAAAGGGTTATACATCCTTTGCCATTCCCGATGATGTGGGAGGTAGATTCTCTGTATTGACATCTGTCGGGCTTGTTCCATTAACTTTACTAGGTATCAACCCCGAAGCTTTGCTCGAAGGTGCGATGGACATGCAGAAAATATGTTTGGAACGCTCTCAGTTAAATAAAAATCCAGCTCTTCTCTATGCTACATGGCGTCATGCATTCCTCAGTCGTGGACGTCCCATCGAGGTGTGGACAACATTTTATCCTCAACTCTACTACCTGGGCGAATGGTGGAAACAACTCTTTGGCGAAAGTGAAGGCAAGCAGGGAAAAGGTATTTTTCCCACCACACTAACATATACTACAGATCTTCATTCCATGGGACAATATATTCAGGATGGTTCTCGTATTATGTTCGAAACCATGATAAGCATCGAAACACCATCTCATGACGTTACCATACCGTGTTTGCCAGACAATCTCGATGACCTTCATTATATCGAGGGCAAAAATCTTTCATACGTTAACCAAAAAGCAGAAGATGGAACAATTATGGCTCATGTTGATGGAAACGTGCCAGTCATTCGAATTTCAATCCCTGAATTAAATGAATATCATTTGGGACAATTAATATACTTTTTTGAATTTGCTTGTGGAATAAGTTCTTACATGTTCAATGTTAATCCTTTTGATCAGCCCGGCGTCGAAGCTTATAAAAATAACATGTTCAGATTGCTGGGTAAAATTTAA
- a CDS encoding phosphoglycerate kinase, with amino-acid sequence MIHQLPLIQEAYIKGKIVLIRVDHNVVKKGEIHDPYRIDATLGTLYYIVSRGGKLIIMTHVGRPRDKRTNKITIDENTSVDPIVRYFENKLHVRFVVPQFFNKTEYGYMGIETSINHLIRELKEEKIDGIYLPNTRWFAGEEDKGDKFRQFAYQLAGLADVFVNDAFGSWQPHASTVGVNEFLPSYAGFLMQKEIQNLERIFNPQRPFLAVVAGAKFDTKIEPLYALLQKADFVFLGGVMYNAYLAAKYGFKIKGLDHEDIEQAKKFVEFQQQFPHKLIELPYIIESDVSDNKIDGKWRIHDIRTLPPGCELNYIYDVARKSFEEESIRNIFHQAKTIFVNAVMGYAPYYTEGTIALDELIDENKDAIKLYGGGDTLQELKRLLPGLYIVALDHPKYHIFTGGGAVLKAIEQGTAFGLSPIKALVESKK; translated from the coding sequence ATGATACATCAATTGCCACTAATTCAAGAGGCTTACATTAAAGGGAAAATTGTTTTGATCAGGGTAGATCATAACGTGGTCAAAAAAGGTGAAATTCATGATCCATATCGTATCGATGCTACTTTAGGAACATTGTATTATATTGTTTCACGTGGAGGCAAACTTATTATCATGACTCATGTTGGCCGACCACGAGATAAAAGAACAAATAAAATCACAATCGACGAAAACACATCTGTTGATCCCATTGTTCGCTATTTTGAAAATAAACTTCATGTTCGTTTTGTAGTACCTCAATTTTTTAACAAAACAGAATATGGCTACATGGGAATAGAAACTTCTATCAACCATTTGATACGTGAACTTAAAGAAGAAAAAATTGACGGTATTTATCTTCCCAACACTCGCTGGTTTGCTGGCGAAGAGGATAAAGGTGACAAATTCAGACAATTTGCTTATCAGTTAGCTGGTTTGGCAGACGTCTTCGTAAATGATGCTTTTGGTTCGTGGCAACCTCACGCATCAACAGTAGGTGTCAATGAATTTTTGCCATCATATGCTGGCTTTTTGATGCAAAAGGAAATACAAAACCTCGAACGAATTTTTAACCCTCAACGCCCATTTCTTGCTGTGGTAGCTGGTGCAAAATTCGACACCAAAATCGAGCCATTATATGCTCTTCTTCAGAAGGCCGATTTCGTTTTTTTAGGAGGGGTTATGTATAACGCCTATCTCGCTGCCAAATACGGTTTTAAAATAAAAGGTCTAGACCATGAAGATATAGAACAAGCCAAAAAATTTGTCGAATTCCAACAGCAGTTTCCCCACAAACTTATTGAATTACCATACATCATAGAATCTGACGTTTCAGACAACAAAATCGATGGTAAATGGCGAATTCACGACATTCGCACATTACCTCCCGGATGTGAATTAAACTATATATATGACGTTGCCCGAAAGTCCTTCGAAGAAGAATCCATCAGGAACATTTTTCACCAAGCCAAAACCATATTTGTCAATGCTGTGATGGGCTATGCTCCTTATTACACTGAAGGAACTATAGCTTTAGATGAACTTATTGACGAAAACAAAGACGCCATTAAGCTTTATGGGGGTGGGGATACCCTGCAAGAACTTAAGCGACTTTTGCCAGGTTTGTATATTGTTGCTCTAGATCATCCAAAATATCATATTTTTACTGGTGGTGGAGCTGTTCTGAAAGCCATCGAGCAAGGAACTGCTTTTGGTCTCAGCCCCATTAAAGCTCTCGTGGAATCAAAAAAATGA
- a CDS encoding ribonuclease HII yields MTLLTQFSDFKFEAGCDEAGRGCLAGPVVAAAVILPPGVYHPELNDSKLLSPNKREKLRKIIEQNAVSFAVEMVDAQTIDKINILQASIFAMHKALKKLNPQPQFIIVDGNRFSSYQNIPFKAIPKGDSIYASIAAASILAKTYRDEFMISLSQKFPAYQWDKNKGYPTKNHIKAILLYGLTPYHRKTFTFKRQLKFELYETA; encoded by the coding sequence ATGACCCTTCTAACTCAATTTTCAGATTTTAAATTTGAGGCTGGTTGTGATGAAGCAGGGCGTGGTTGTCTGGCAGGCCCTGTTGTGGCAGCTGCAGTTATTCTCCCCCCCGGGGTTTATCATCCAGAACTAAATGATTCAAAACTCCTCTCTCCGAATAAAAGGGAAAAACTTCGCAAGATTATCGAACAAAACGCCGTTTCGTTTGCCGTTGAGATGGTCGACGCTCAAACTATCGACAAAATCAATATTTTACAAGCATCTATTTTTGCCATGCATAAAGCACTCAAAAAACTAAATCCTCAACCGCAATTCATCATCGTCGATGGAAACCGTTTCTCTTCTTATCAAAACATTCCTTTTAAAGCAATCCCTAAAGGCGACAGCATTTATGCTTCTATTGCCGCAGCTAGTATATTAGCAAAAACATATCGCGATGAATTTATGATATCACTGTCCCAAAAATTTCCAGCTTATCAATGGGATAAAAACAAAGGTTATCCTACTAAAAACCATATCAAAGCCATTTTACTTTATGGGTTAACACCATATCATCGAAAAACCTTCACATTTAAAAGGCAGCTCAAATTTGAACTCTATGAAACCGCATGA
- the ispE gene encoding 4-(cytidine 5'-diphospho)-2-C-methyl-D-erythritol kinase, producing MTSFSLAKINIGLKIIGKRDDGYHNIESIFYPINWHDVIEILPLKAGETQIETVLSSFDFPSHQNMVYKSWELLHLEYAISPIRAYIWKRIPIQAGLGGGSGNAALTLKMLREIFNLQLDDNKLCTLALQIGSDVPFFLYAKPAFVSGRGEVIEFIDLDLSPFRIQVVVPKRLGTNIGISTKEAYKLIKPKRAEFSLRDLKELPLKEWRRFIENDFETVMFSRYPLLKEIKEKMYEKKALYASMSGTGSAIFGIFPKDEKLPKWEDSFHVYEE from the coding sequence ATGACAAGTTTTTCACTTGCTAAGATAAACATTGGATTAAAGATTATCGGCAAAAGAGATGATGGATACCATAACATTGAATCTATATTTTATCCCATTAATTGGCATGATGTTATAGAGATATTGCCTTTAAAGGCGGGAGAGACACAAATCGAAACCGTATTATCTTCTTTTGATTTTCCATCTCATCAAAACATGGTATATAAAAGTTGGGAACTTTTACATCTTGAATATGCAATAAGTCCTATTCGAGCATATATTTGGAAACGAATACCCATACAAGCAGGTCTCGGAGGAGGAAGTGGAAATGCAGCTTTAACTCTGAAAATGCTTCGGGAAATCTTTAATTTACAATTGGATGATAACAAACTTTGCACTTTGGCATTGCAAATAGGAAGCGATGTTCCGTTTTTTCTTTATGCTAAACCTGCTTTTGTCTCGGGCAGAGGGGAAGTAATAGAGTTCATTGATTTAGATTTATCACCCTTTAGAATCCAAGTAGTCGTTCCAAAACGTCTAGGAACCAACATAGGAATATCAACAAAGGAAGCATATAAGTTGATCAAACCTAAGAGAGCAGAGTTTTCATTGAGAGATTTGAAAGAATTGCCTTTGAAAGAATGGAGACGTTTCATAGAAAATGATTTTGAGACTGTCATGTTTAGTCGTTATCCGTTACTGAAAGAAATAAAAGAAAAAATGTACGAAAAAAAAGCATTATATGCATCCATGAGTGGTACTGGTTCTGCAATATTTGGAATTTTCCCTAAAGATGAAAAATTGCCAAAATGGGAAGATAGTTTTCATGTATATGAAGAATGA
- a CDS encoding Wzz/FepE/Etk N-terminal domain-containing protein produces the protein MEKNSLTQNENQFNQSHLLYFIFRHRKIFILVGLITFIGSALISLLIPNRYSASVIMFPTSTNAISKALLTQTTSARQDLLEFGEEEQAEQMLQILHSNEIRDKVITKFNLLEHYRINPNSKNKLAKLYKAYENNITFRRTKYMAVEIRVTDKDPQLAADIANYIANLYDTIKNNMQKQRSMAGYYIVLEEYNSLFADIERKKHIIDSLSRKGIQNYEKQTERLYEGLAREIGKGNSQAVLSIQKQLDTLAKYGTTYITLTQEIENDLKKLSELKAKLSEARVDAYSFIPQKFIVNNAYKPEKKSFPPRTLIVIISTVSSLLLLLILLLLLETIKGFRTREKTEL, from the coding sequence ATGGAAAAAAATTCGTTGACTCAAAACGAAAATCAATTCAATCAATCTCATTTACTTTATTTTATTTTTCGACACAGAAAAATTTTTATTCTTGTAGGTTTAATCACTTTCATTGGTTCAGCTCTTATTTCTCTTCTTATTCCTAACCGTTATTCTGCATCCGTTATCATGTTTCCTACATCAACCAACGCCATATCCAAAGCTCTTCTTACCCAAACCACATCCGCACGGCAAGACCTTCTGGAATTTGGAGAAGAAGAACAAGCCGAACAAATGCTTCAAATTCTTCATTCTAATGAGATTCGAGATAAAGTTATCACCAAATTCAATTTGCTCGAACATTATCGGATTAATCCTAATTCTAAAAACAAACTTGCAAAACTATATAAGGCTTATGAAAATAATATCACGTTCAGACGAACCAAATACATGGCTGTAGAAATACGTGTGACAGATAAAGACCCCCAACTTGCAGCTGACATTGCAAACTACATAGCCAATCTTTACGATACCATCAAAAACAACATGCAGAAGCAACGTTCTATGGCTGGATATTATATTGTTCTCGAAGAATACAATAGCTTGTTCGCAGATATAGAAAGAAAAAAACACATTATCGATTCCCTCTCCCGAAAAGGGATTCAGAATTATGAAAAACAAACTGAGCGTTTATACGAAGGTCTCGCCCGTGAGATCGGAAAAGGAAACTCTCAAGCTGTGCTATCCATTCAAAAACAATTGGATACCCTGGCTAAGTATGGCACCACGTACATCACCCTCACCCAGGAAATTGAAAACGACCTGAAAAAATTGTCTGAATTAAAAGCAAAACTAAGTGAGGCCCGTGTGGACGCATATTCATTTATCCCCCAGAAATTTATTGTCAACAATGCTTACAAACCTGAAAAAAAATCGTTTCCTCCCCGTACTTTGATTGTAATTATTTCCACTGTATCTTCTTTGCTGCTTTTACTTATCTTGTTGTTGTTGTTAGAAACAATCAAAGGTTTCAGAACAAGAGAGAAAACTGAATTATGA
- a CDS encoding O-antigen ligase family protein, which produces MKGFLIFFSLLSIVFSLFITLLLNFTEQAWYLYFIPGILGILILYFYKLDLIFLLTTVMIPFSINIENFEWDFALFVPTEPLLIGMLFFLILELFYQRSFLLQNFMKEPLFFLILLYFTWMFFTSMTSQIPLVSFKYLLAHAWLIFPPLVLGYRLFLHKPQWQENFIYLYAIPLSIVVIYTTIHHYLWNFDDKAGQWVMQPFYKDHAIYGTAIALVCPLLFMEILNRKRSLIIRILAGIMFTILLLGLYLSFSRGAWLGFIVALVAGLIVYFRIPFKYLFISFLVVVIGGFIFQQKIFELLYKNKQDSSPNFLENVQSITNIRTDASNLERINRWNCAIRMALDYPITGTGPGTYQFLYAPYQMSYERTIISTNAGTLGNAHSEYLGSMAEQGFPGMMIFLAIIIYVFYMGFELFNKLRRIDPQKSYLVFGILLGLLTYFTHAFLNNFLDTDKISFVLYTFIALLLAVKHNLVNKAHKEIQIK; this is translated from the coding sequence ATGAAAGGATTTCTTATTTTTTTTTCTCTTCTATCTATAGTTTTTAGTCTCTTTATTACCCTACTTCTTAATTTCACTGAACAAGCATGGTATTTGTATTTCATTCCTGGTATATTGGGCATCTTAATTCTTTATTTTTATAAACTCGATCTGATTTTTCTTCTCACTACTGTAATGATACCATTTTCTATTAATATTGAAAACTTTGAATGGGATTTTGCTCTTTTTGTTCCCACCGAGCCGCTTTTGATAGGAATGCTATTTTTTTTAATCCTTGAACTGTTTTATCAAAGAAGTTTTCTTCTACAAAATTTTATGAAAGAACCTTTGTTTTTCCTGATATTATTGTATTTTACATGGATGTTTTTTACTTCAATGACCTCACAGATACCTCTGGTATCCTTTAAATATCTTCTTGCTCATGCTTGGCTTATTTTCCCACCCCTTGTACTTGGCTATCGACTTTTTTTACATAAACCCCAATGGCAAGAAAATTTTATATACTTGTATGCCATCCCACTCAGCATAGTAGTTATTTACACAACGATACATCATTATCTCTGGAATTTTGACGACAAGGCTGGTCAATGGGTGATGCAACCATTTTATAAAGATCATGCAATTTATGGAACTGCTATTGCTCTTGTTTGTCCATTGCTTTTTATGGAAATACTAAACAGAAAACGTTCTTTGATTATACGCATACTTGCCGGAATCATGTTTACAATCCTTCTTTTGGGTTTGTATCTGTCCTTTAGTAGGGGTGCCTGGTTGGGTTTTATAGTTGCTCTTGTAGCAGGATTGATCGTGTATTTCCGAATACCTTTTAAATACCTCTTTATTTCATTCCTGGTTGTCGTGATAGGAGGATTTATCTTTCAACAAAAAATTTTTGAACTCCTTTACAAAAACAAACAGGATTCTTCACCCAATTTTTTAGAAAATGTTCAGAGCATTACTAACATTCGAACAGATGCAAGTAATTTAGAACGAATCAATAGATGGAATTGTGCCATTCGAATGGCTCTTGATTACCCTATAACTGGAACCGGACCTGGTACTTACCAATTTTTATATGCTCCTTATCAAATGTCGTACGAAAGGACAATTATCAGTACCAACGCCGGAACATTAGGGAATGCTCATTCAGAATATCTTGGCTCAATGGCTGAACAAGGTTTTCCCGGGATGATGATTTTTCTAGCAATCATCATTTATGTATTTTACATGGGATTCGAACTGTTTAACAAACTCCGTCGGATAGATCCACAAAAATCATATCTTGTTTTTGGTATTTTATTGGGTTTACTGACTTACTTTACGCACGCTTTTTTAAACAATTTTCTCGATACTGACAAAATTTCGTTTGTTTTGTATACTTTTATCGCTTTACTACTTGCTGTAAAGCACAATTTAGTTAATAAAGCTCACAAAGAGATACAAATAAAATAA